The Prosthecobacter fusiformis sequence ATGCGGCGGAGAGTTTCCATGAAGATTCCCTTACGATGCGTGGCTCTGTGCCGATGGCAAGATGCCGACCGCATCTTCTTTTGCATCCGGCCTACCCGCCGGTTCCGATCTCATTATTGATAGTGAACACCCAACGCTTTCAAGTTATGGTTGTCATAGCTCCCTGCGTCTTTTAGCTTACCCCACGCTCCTGCTCTCATGATTCACGATCCTGCCCCGGACAACGGCGGGCCACCCTTTTCGGGCAGCCCGGGCAAGCGCGTCCTCCCTGGGGTGAAGCCCACGAGGGAGACCAACAGGATCGGCCTGATGCCCACGGAAGGCTGGCGCAGGCGCAATCTTCAGTTTTTGGGTGAAATTCTCATCCCGTCGTTGTTATCGGCACGCAAGCCCGGCCGTGTGATTGATGGGGTGCCCTTGGTCGGCAGTGGGGAAATGGGTGTCACTTGGCTGGGGCATGCCGGTTTTTTTGCCCAGATCGCCGGGGTGAATCTGCTCATCGATCCCAACTGGGCTCTTTGGCACGGCCCTATTAAGCGCCTCCGTCATCCCAGCGTCTGGGCCAGTGACCTGCCGCCGATCGACCTCGTCCTGGTCACTCATGCTCATTACGACCACCTGCACATGCCCAGTCTGCGGCGCGTCGCCAGGGGGCAGCCTATCATTGTCCCCAAAGGTGTGGGCAGCATTGTCAAACGGGCCGGTTTCGGCCAGATCGTGGAGCTGGAAACCTGGCAGCGGGCGAATTTCCGCGACCTGCATATCATGCTCACCCCTGCCCGCCATTGGGGTGCGCGCATGATCCATGATACCCATCGCGGATTTGGCGGTTATTTGATCACATCCCCAGGGCGTACGCTTTTCCACTGTGGAGACAGCAGCATGTTTGACGGGTTTCAGGAGATCGGCAAACGTGCCGATATCGATCTGGCCCTGATGCCCATCGGCGCTTATCTGGCCCCAAGTGGTCGCCCTGTGCACATGAATCCAGAAGAGGCCTTGGATGCCTTCGATATGCTGGGTGCGCGCCACATGGTGCCGATGCATCACGATACCTTCCCGCTGGGTGGCGAGCCGATTCATGAGCCTGCCGAAAGGCTAGCCGCTGCCGCTATTCAGCGGCAGCTCCAAGATCGCGTCCGCATCCTCCACGAGGGTGAGTCCGTGGCTTACTGATACTGGAGAATGGGAGTGCGAGCTCCACTCCCCAGTAAGTCGGCTCCATTAAGCCGCAGGGAGGTGAGTGAATAAATCTGCGAAATATTCAAATGCATATTGACACGCATCTACTGTGCATATTAAATATGCACAGTAGAACATTCACATGCCGCCTGTTTCCTCCATCAAACTGATCCTGCCACCGATCTCGCCAGCAGCCCCAGGCTCCTTGTATGAGCAGATCGTCACGGGACTGAAACGTGTGATCAGTGAGGGTAAATTGGAGCCTGATTCCGCTCTTCCCT is a genomic window containing:
- a CDS encoding MBL fold metallo-hydrolase; translation: MIHDPAPDNGGPPFSGSPGKRVLPGVKPTRETNRIGLMPTEGWRRRNLQFLGEILIPSLLSARKPGRVIDGVPLVGSGEMGVTWLGHAGFFAQIAGVNLLIDPNWALWHGPIKRLRHPSVWASDLPPIDLVLVTHAHYDHLHMPSLRRVARGQPIIVPKGVGSIVKRAGFGQIVELETWQRANFRDLHIMLTPARHWGARMIHDTHRGFGGYLITSPGRTLFHCGDSSMFDGFQEIGKRADIDLALMPIGAYLAPSGRPVHMNPEEALDAFDMLGARHMVPMHHDTFPLGGEPIHEPAERLAAAAIQRQLQDRVRILHEGESVAY